The following coding sequences are from one Granulicella arctica window:
- a CDS encoding ABC transporter permease → MNLIEIVRQSIDSLLRNRLRSGLTMLGIVWGLVTVVLLLSYGQSLGTGVLNGFLGIGNNVIMIWGGQTSMQAGGERAGKPVKFLDGDVEAVRDAVPFLKAVSAETDDGFSFKYGSKVVNISSKAIDYPYGGMRKLNVETGRYFEPADFTEHRQVVIFGPHAAQKLFNGFPPVGELVEIEGHSFQVIGVLKNKIQDSSNNGPDNENAFVPFDMMRELRNERNPNSIVFQPASPELHLKAIQAVRAVLADRHHFDPKDDKAIGSWDTIEDSAEMMQFSTALELLLGIIGAMTLGVGGVGVMNIMLVSVTERTREIGLLKALGAHRRDIMTQFLLESLTLTFIAGIVGMLVAVAVAYIVPPMPLYSDIYKTANHEGDIILHPSLTVMLVSFGILAIVGIVSGLIPALRAARMDPVVALRHE, encoded by the coding sequence GCTCAGCTACGGACAAAGTCTAGGAACTGGTGTTCTCAATGGCTTTCTCGGTATCGGAAACAACGTCATCATGATCTGGGGAGGGCAGACCAGCATGCAGGCAGGTGGCGAGCGCGCTGGGAAACCAGTCAAATTTCTCGATGGCGATGTCGAAGCGGTGCGGGATGCGGTTCCTTTCCTGAAAGCTGTTAGCGCGGAGACGGATGATGGCTTCAGCTTCAAGTACGGCTCAAAGGTCGTCAACATCTCGAGCAAAGCGATCGACTATCCGTATGGTGGAATGCGCAAGCTGAATGTTGAGACGGGCCGTTATTTCGAGCCCGCAGATTTTACGGAACATCGACAAGTTGTTATCTTTGGCCCTCACGCCGCACAGAAGCTCTTCAATGGGTTCCCTCCGGTTGGAGAATTGGTGGAGATCGAAGGGCACAGCTTTCAGGTAATCGGTGTATTGAAGAACAAAATTCAGGATTCTTCAAATAATGGTCCTGACAATGAAAACGCCTTTGTTCCATTCGACATGATGCGCGAGTTGCGCAACGAGCGCAATCCGAATTCTATTGTCTTTCAACCGGCATCGCCAGAGTTGCATCTCAAAGCTATTCAGGCAGTGCGTGCTGTTCTCGCCGACCGGCATCACTTCGATCCAAAAGACGATAAGGCAATTGGAAGCTGGGACACGATTGAAGACTCCGCCGAGATGATGCAGTTCAGCACTGCACTGGAGCTGCTACTCGGCATCATTGGGGCTATGACGCTTGGAGTCGGAGGCGTCGGCGTGATGAACATCATGCTCGTCTCGGTGACCGAGCGAACGCGAGAGATTGGCCTTCTAAAAGCGCTGGGCGCGCATCGCCGAGACATTATGACCCAGTTCCTGCTTGAGAGCCTGACTCTGACTTTCATCGCGGGAATCGTTGGGATGCTTGTCGCTGTGGCTGTTGCCTATATTGTTCCGCCCATGCCGCTCTACTCCGATATTTACAAGACCGCGAATCATGAAGGAGACATCATCCTGCATCCATCACTCACTGTGATGCTCGTCTCCTTTGGCATCCTTGCCATCGTAGGGATTGTCTCGGGCTTAATTCCCGCTCTACGCGCTGCACGGATGGATCCGGTCGTTGCACTTCGACACGAATAG
- a CDS encoding transglycosylase SLT domain-containing protein, with amino-acid sequence MAQQLASTRSVSAYGGVLSYAHIHPGDGAATAYLALGHAYMLDHRYADAEIAFKQAGVAGNALDDYADYLGAQAALQGSRGADAYALLDRFAERHPDSIFNTQAPVLLANAYLQQSNPQGALRVLQSLSETPQAKHPDFRYALGRAYQLAGDTGHAAPLFRSLYLTMPLSFEAGQARSQLQVMGIQLSAAEQKSHADQLFNAKHYAEAGEEYHAIRKNDSALSVSDRSALEIYAAVCDLKLKRLSRRDVEQLPQTGDDSAALKLYLESELDRNEDNRSGHDALIAQMVQRFPQSRWLEEALYSGGNMYILKHDSAKATYDYLLLVKLFPNSTYAPSAHWRAAWMSYRMRKYADAARLMDEQIQQYTAGIEVPSALYWRGRIYEEEEHNFGQAVNYYHALSEAYVNFYYANLARQRLAVLNNQQPSAPSPVLASVKPPVVPELTGDLPENDTHLIKARLLANAALNEYIGPEIMASPTSEQWGALAQAEIYASFGEYTRSLQAMKHSGISFFAQPFDQVPVVYWKLLFPQPYWADLVSDSQRNGLDPYLVASLIRQESEFNAGAVSHANAYGLMQLLPSVGKSMAKKEGISHFNTNQLLNPSTNLQLGTLNLKQVLDRFGGQKEYALAAYNAGDVPIRQWLASGDYKDVPEFVESIPYTETREYVQAILRNREMYRVLSSAR; translated from the coding sequence ATGGCGCAGCAGCTTGCTTCGACGCGGTCGGTATCGGCGTATGGCGGTGTTCTTAGCTATGCCCATATACATCCTGGTGATGGAGCGGCCACCGCGTACCTCGCACTGGGCCATGCATACATGCTGGACCATCGTTACGCAGACGCCGAGATCGCATTCAAGCAGGCAGGCGTTGCAGGGAATGCACTCGATGACTATGCCGATTATCTTGGCGCTCAGGCTGCCTTGCAGGGTTCACGTGGGGCCGATGCCTATGCGTTGCTCGATCGTTTTGCGGAACGCCATCCCGATAGCATCTTCAACACTCAGGCTCCAGTTCTGCTTGCGAACGCTTATTTGCAACAGAGCAACCCACAAGGTGCTTTGCGAGTTCTACAGTCTCTTTCGGAGACTCCTCAGGCAAAGCACCCAGACTTTCGTTACGCGCTCGGCCGAGCATATCAGCTTGCAGGAGATACGGGCCACGCGGCTCCCCTCTTCCGCAGTCTTTATCTAACGATGCCTTTGAGCTTCGAGGCTGGGCAGGCTCGCAGCCAACTTCAGGTCATGGGCATCCAGTTGAGCGCAGCGGAGCAGAAGTCTCATGCAGATCAGCTCTTCAACGCAAAACATTATGCAGAAGCCGGTGAGGAATACCACGCGATTCGGAAGAACGACAGCGCTCTTAGTGTTTCTGACCGCAGCGCGCTCGAGATCTATGCGGCCGTGTGTGATCTAAAGCTTAAGCGTCTCAGTCGTCGCGATGTCGAGCAACTACCTCAGACAGGCGACGATAGTGCAGCCCTCAAGCTCTATCTGGAGTCTGAGCTCGACCGCAACGAAGATAACCGATCAGGACACGATGCCTTGATCGCGCAGATGGTGCAGCGTTTCCCTCAAAGCCGGTGGCTTGAAGAGGCTCTCTACTCGGGCGGGAATATGTACATTCTGAAGCATGATTCAGCCAAGGCAACGTATGACTATCTGCTTCTGGTAAAGCTATTTCCGAATAGCACGTACGCTCCATCGGCGCACTGGCGTGCTGCATGGATGAGTTACCGGATGCGGAAGTATGCGGATGCGGCACGCCTAATGGATGAACAGATACAGCAGTACACCGCTGGGATCGAAGTCCCCAGCGCACTTTACTGGCGTGGCAGGATCTATGAAGAGGAAGAGCATAACTTTGGACAGGCCGTGAACTACTATCACGCGCTATCGGAAGCCTATGTGAACTTCTACTATGCAAATCTTGCGCGACAGCGTCTAGCTGTCTTGAATAACCAGCAGCCATCAGCTCCATCGCCTGTACTTGCTTCGGTGAAGCCTCCTGTCGTGCCCGAATTGACAGGAGATCTGCCAGAGAACGATACGCACCTCATCAAAGCTCGCCTCCTTGCAAATGCGGCACTCAATGAATACATCGGCCCTGAGATCATGGCGAGCCCTACCTCGGAACAATGGGGAGCTCTCGCTCAGGCTGAGATCTATGCATCCTTCGGCGAGTACACGCGCTCTCTTCAGGCGATGAAGCACAGTGGCATCTCTTTCTTTGCACAGCCGTTCGATCAGGTTCCTGTCGTCTACTGGAAACTGCTTTTCCCGCAGCCTTATTGGGCGGATTTGGTGTCGGACTCGCAAAGGAACGGTCTTGATCCTTACCTCGTTGCATCGCTCATTCGGCAGGAGTCGGAGTTCAATGCAGGGGCGGTCAGCCATGCGAATGCGTATGGATTGATGCAATTGCTGCCCTCTGTTGGAAAGAGCATGGCGAAGAAAGAGGGGATCAGCCACTTCAACACAAATCAGCTTCTGAATCCCTCTACCAACCTGCAACTGGGCACTCTGAACTTGAAGCAGGTCCTCGACCGCTTTGGCGGTCAGAAAGAGTACGCGCTCGCTGCTTACAACGCAGGTGACGTTCCCATCCGGCAATGGCTGGCCAGTGGAGATTACAAAGACGTTCCAGAGTTTGTCGAGTCTATCCCCTATACGGAGACCCGCGAGTATGTCCAGGCTATCCTTCGGAATCGAGAGATGTACCGAGTGCTCTCCTCGGCACGCTAG
- a CDS encoding sigma-70 family RNA polymerase sigma factor has protein sequence MPAIQSPVTEEIHPDVALVARAKEGDTAAFEQLVRQYDRQIFRVAQHITQNREDAEDITQDAFLKAYEKLDQFQGNSKFSTWLVRIAVNESLMRLRKRKTSKTVSMDEDVQTEEGSIPRDFAEWRPNPEQLYGQSELGDILRKTIQGLPPGFRTVFTLRDIENLSTEETAEALGLSVPAVKSRLLRARLQLRERLSRYFRQKKEV, from the coding sequence ATGCCTGCCATCCAGTCCCCAGTCACGGAAGAGATTCACCCGGATGTAGCGCTGGTCGCTCGCGCGAAAGAGGGGGATACTGCGGCTTTCGAGCAGCTTGTCCGCCAGTACGACCGGCAGATCTTCCGCGTCGCTCAGCACATCACACAAAATCGTGAAGATGCAGAGGATATAACGCAAGATGCCTTTTTGAAGGCGTATGAGAAGCTCGATCAATTCCAGGGCAACTCCAAATTTTCGACATGGCTGGTCCGTATTGCCGTCAACGAGAGCCTGATGCGGCTCCGAAAACGCAAAACCAGCAAAACAGTCTCGATGGATGAGGATGTTCAGACTGAAGAGGGGTCAATTCCCCGAGATTTTGCCGAGTGGAGACCAAACCCTGAGCAATTGTACGGCCAATCGGAGCTTGGGGATATCCTCCGGAAGACAATTCAGGGGCTTCCTCCAGGATTTCGAACCGTTTTCACTCTCCGAGACATCGAAAACTTATCGACGGAAGAGACTGCAGAGGCGCTCGGCTTGAGCGTTCCGGCAGTCAAGTCGAGGCTATTACGGGCGCGACTTCAACTTCGCGAGCGGTTGAGCCGATACTTCCGGCAGAAGAAGGAGGTCTGA
- a CDS encoding anti-sigma factor family protein, protein MTCTDFLSKLTDYFDGQIDADLLVKVKQHIAECHHCEVVLDTTSQTIAIYRDSEIYEFPSDLRERLHASIMSKCQPRR, encoded by the coding sequence ATGACCTGCACTGATTTTCTTAGCAAGTTAACGGACTACTTTGACGGCCAGATCGATGCGGACCTTCTCGTCAAAGTGAAGCAGCACATTGCAGAATGCCACCACTGCGAGGTCGTACTCGACACGACCTCGCAGACGATTGCGATCTATCGGGACAGCGAGATCTATGAATTCCCTTCCGACCTGCGAGAACGGCTCCATGCCTCAATTATGAGCAAATGCCAGCCCAGACGCTAA
- a CDS encoding Tex family protein, with product MADKKNLSPEILLHITQSLNIPLHSLMAVIDLLNEGGTVPFIARYRKEATGNLDEVQIRDIEEKVSYFSDLVARRETILASILEQGKLTDALKTRIEAAIDKAELEDLYLPFKPKRRTKATIARDKGLEPLALYLWSQQRTLQPLNEFAATFINSEKEVASVEDALEGARHIVAEMISEDADLRKAARHVMFEEGIVVSRKSLDAVDEQEKFKMYYDHREPVKTIPSHRMLAIRRGETESVLYFLIELESVRANSLLRNRILRKEGDWTPHLELAIEDSWKRLLNPSIQGELRLELKKRSDLDAIQVFRDNLQHLLLAAPAGPISVLGIDPGLRTGCKVAVVDETGKFLANDVLYLHTSKNAANSAADTLAKLLVKHNVRAIAIGNGTASRETDFFVRDFLRERNLTNIFSVTVSESGASIYSASDIARQEFPDLDLTVRGAISIARRLQDPLSELVKVDPKSIGVGQYQHDVDQRQLQQSLETAIESCVNRVGVDLNTSSWTLLRYVAGVTERTALNIVSYRDEHGKFRSRAELNKVPGVGARTFEQAAGFLRIRDGDNPLDRTSVHPESYPVVEKIAQSVNAPVAELIQNPALLAKVDAKELSAGVYTLKDILDELRKPGRDPRDQFIAPSFNEKVREFADVQPEMVLEGVVTNVTKFGAFVDIGVHQDGLVHISELSNRYIKDPSEAVKAGQIVKVKVLTADIKTKRIALSMKALQGPAERTSRQPISKPQQPQPTINEKLAMLSTKWKVS from the coding sequence ATGGCCGACAAAAAAAATCTCTCACCCGAAATTCTTCTACACATCACTCAGTCTTTGAATATTCCTCTGCACTCGCTGATGGCGGTTATCGACCTGCTCAACGAGGGAGGAACCGTGCCCTTCATCGCGCGCTACCGCAAGGAGGCTACGGGAAATCTCGATGAAGTGCAGATCCGAGACATAGAGGAGAAAGTCAGCTATTTTAGCGATCTCGTAGCACGCCGTGAGACCATTCTCGCCTCGATCCTGGAGCAGGGTAAGCTGACCGATGCGCTCAAGACACGCATCGAGGCTGCCATCGATAAAGCCGAACTCGAGGATCTGTATCTCCCCTTCAAGCCGAAGCGTCGTACGAAGGCTACCATCGCTCGCGATAAGGGCCTTGAACCGCTTGCGCTCTATCTCTGGTCTCAGCAACGAACTCTCCAGCCTCTCAATGAGTTTGCTGCCACGTTCATAAACTCCGAGAAGGAAGTCGCTTCAGTTGAAGACGCTCTCGAAGGCGCACGGCACATCGTTGCCGAGATGATCAGCGAAGACGCCGATCTCCGTAAAGCTGCGCGTCATGTGATGTTTGAAGAGGGAATTGTCGTCAGCCGTAAGTCGCTGGATGCCGTGGATGAGCAGGAAAAATTCAAGATGTATTACGACCACCGGGAGCCGGTGAAGACGATTCCTTCGCATCGTATGCTTGCCATCCGTCGCGGTGAGACGGAGTCGGTCCTCTACTTTCTCATCGAGCTTGAATCAGTTCGTGCCAACTCGCTTTTGCGCAATCGCATACTCCGCAAGGAAGGCGACTGGACCCCACATCTCGAACTGGCCATCGAAGACTCGTGGAAACGTCTCCTCAATCCTTCTATTCAAGGAGAGCTGCGTCTGGAGTTGAAAAAACGATCCGATCTGGATGCGATTCAGGTATTTCGGGATAACCTTCAACATCTTCTTCTTGCTGCGCCGGCTGGTCCGATCTCCGTGCTTGGCATTGATCCCGGTCTGCGGACTGGTTGCAAGGTTGCGGTTGTCGATGAGACAGGCAAGTTCCTTGCCAATGACGTTCTCTACCTGCATACATCCAAGAACGCCGCCAACAGCGCAGCGGATACGCTGGCGAAGCTTCTTGTCAAACACAACGTTCGCGCGATTGCGATTGGCAACGGAACCGCCTCGCGCGAGACGGATTTCTTTGTCCGCGATTTTCTCCGCGAACGGAACCTCACCAACATCTTCTCCGTTACAGTTTCAGAATCGGGCGCCAGCATCTACTCTGCGTCAGACATTGCGCGGCAGGAGTTTCCTGACCTTGATCTCACCGTGCGTGGAGCCATCTCTATCGCGCGCCGCTTGCAGGACCCGCTCTCCGAGTTGGTGAAAGTCGATCCAAAGTCCATTGGTGTCGGCCAATACCAACACGACGTGGATCAGCGGCAACTTCAGCAGTCTCTTGAGACCGCGATTGAGAGCTGCGTCAATCGCGTTGGCGTCGATCTGAACACATCCTCGTGGACGCTCCTCCGCTATGTTGCAGGCGTTACCGAACGAACCGCGCTCAACATCGTCTCGTATCGCGATGAACATGGGAAGTTCCGCTCTCGGGCAGAGCTCAACAAGGTTCCCGGCGTCGGGGCCAGGACCTTTGAGCAGGCGGCGGGCTTCCTCCGTATCCGCGATGGCGATAATCCTCTCGACCGAACCTCCGTTCATCCTGAGTCGTATCCGGTCGTTGAAAAGATCGCGCAATCAGTGAACGCTCCGGTGGCAGAACTCATTCAAAACCCGGCCTTGCTTGCCAAGGTTGATGCAAAGGAGCTCTCCGCAGGGGTCTACACTCTCAAGGACATTCTTGATGAGCTAAGAAAGCCTGGCCGCGATCCCCGCGATCAGTTTATTGCTCCAAGCTTCAACGAGAAAGTTCGGGAGTTTGCTGACGTTCAGCCTGAGATGGTGCTTGAGGGAGTCGTCACAAACGTCACCAAGTTCGGAGCTTTCGTCGACATCGGCGTCCATCAGGATGGCCTCGTTCATATCAGCGAACTCTCTAATCGCTACATCAAAGATCCGTCCGAGGCCGTCAAAGCTGGGCAGATCGTCAAAGTCAAGGTGCTCACGGCGGATATCAAAACGAAGCGTATCGCCCTCTCGATGAAAGCCCTTCAAGGGCCCGCTGAGCGTACGTCACGCCAGCCGATATCCAAACCACAGCAGCCGCAGCCAACCATCAATGAAAAGCTAGCCATGCTCTCTACGAAGTGGAAGGTCTCCTGA
- a CDS encoding 30S ribosomal protein S1, translating into MSNETNPEVEATVESTPSFGEMLSQYEQSHSHRTGEGNKQLKGNVVSVTADSVFVDIGYKTEGVLPLTAFATDAEPVKPGDSLLVSVKGRNEEGYYELSKLKVEQPKDWESLEEAFAAKAIISGTVTGVVKGGLTVDVGVRAFMPGSRSGARDATDLEKLVGQQIRCRITKLDVDDEDVVVDRRSVVEEEERSTKEQRLAEVREGETFSGTVRSLAAYGAFIDLGGVDGLLHIGEISWARVNKVEEVLSVGQTVDVKVLKIDPENRRISLSMKQLLPHPWDTVPEKYVQGQRIRGIVTRTTDFGAFVELEPGVEGMVHLSEMSWAKKVRKADDMVKVGETVEAVILGINVAERRISLGLKQTLGDPWVEAADRFAPGSIVEGPISSFTKFGAFVQVAEGVEGMVHISEITADKRLNHPQDVLRNGQVVQAKVLEFDKEKRQLRLSIKQMVPTGAEEFFAEHHVGDLVTGRVIEATGERGRVELGEGVIASCRFAAEAPATEQSTNSSLDLSALTTLLNAKWKGGPTASSQKTESVNAGQIRSFRIVRLESELKEIELELA; encoded by the coding sequence ATGTCGAACGAAACCAATCCCGAAGTTGAAGCAACCGTTGAATCTACCCCCTCCTTTGGAGAGATGCTTTCCCAATATGAACAAAGCCACTCCCATCGGACCGGCGAGGGAAATAAGCAGCTCAAAGGCAATGTTGTCTCTGTCACCGCCGACTCAGTCTTTGTTGATATTGGCTATAAGACCGAGGGCGTGCTCCCACTGACAGCATTTGCAACCGATGCGGAGCCGGTAAAGCCTGGCGACTCGTTGTTGGTGTCAGTAAAGGGTCGTAATGAGGAGGGCTATTATGAGCTCTCCAAGTTGAAGGTTGAGCAGCCCAAGGATTGGGAGTCCCTGGAGGAGGCGTTCGCCGCAAAGGCAATCATCTCTGGGACGGTAACCGGTGTCGTCAAAGGCGGGCTGACCGTCGATGTCGGAGTTCGCGCATTTATGCCGGGTTCGCGCAGCGGTGCTCGCGATGCGACGGATTTGGAGAAGCTCGTCGGCCAGCAAATTCGGTGCCGCATCACAAAACTGGATGTGGATGACGAAGATGTAGTTGTCGACCGCCGATCAGTTGTAGAAGAAGAGGAACGGTCTACTAAAGAGCAACGCCTAGCCGAGGTGAGAGAGGGAGAGACATTCTCAGGAACGGTCCGCAGCCTAGCTGCCTATGGAGCGTTTATTGACCTTGGTGGAGTGGATGGGCTTCTTCATATCGGAGAGATCTCCTGGGCACGCGTTAACAAGGTGGAAGAGGTGCTGTCTGTCGGCCAGACTGTTGATGTGAAGGTTCTCAAGATCGATCCCGAGAACCGACGTATTTCCTTAAGCATGAAGCAGCTTCTGCCACACCCTTGGGATACCGTCCCGGAAAAATACGTGCAGGGCCAGCGGATACGTGGCATCGTTACGCGCACCACAGATTTTGGAGCATTCGTCGAGCTTGAACCAGGCGTGGAAGGAATGGTTCATCTCTCTGAGATGTCATGGGCGAAAAAGGTGCGAAAAGCGGACGACATGGTGAAGGTTGGCGAGACCGTGGAAGCAGTTATTCTCGGCATCAACGTCGCAGAACGCCGCATCTCCCTTGGCTTAAAGCAGACACTTGGAGACCCCTGGGTGGAAGCCGCGGATCGGTTTGCTCCCGGATCAATAGTCGAGGGACCCATTAGCAGCTTCACCAAGTTTGGCGCTTTTGTACAGGTTGCCGAAGGCGTTGAAGGCATGGTCCACATCAGCGAGATCACCGCGGACAAGCGACTCAACCATCCGCAGGATGTGCTGCGGAACGGACAAGTAGTACAAGCGAAGGTACTCGAGTTTGATAAGGAAAAGCGCCAGCTTCGCCTAAGTATCAAGCAGATGGTACCAACAGGAGCGGAGGAGTTTTTTGCCGAGCATCACGTGGGTGATCTCGTAACCGGACGTGTAATTGAGGCAACAGGCGAACGCGGGCGCGTGGAGTTGGGCGAAGGCGTCATAGCCAGTTGCCGATTCGCTGCTGAGGCTCCTGCAACGGAACAAAGCACGAATAGCAGCCTCGACCTTTCGGCGCTCACAACATTGCTGAATGCAAAGTGGAAAGGTGGACCTACTGCGTCCTCTCAAAAAACAGAAAGCGTTAACGCTGGACAAATTAGAAGCTTCAGAATTGTGAGACTCGAGTCAGAGTTGAAAGAGATCGAACTCGAACTCGCGTAA
- a CDS encoding beta-N-acetylhexosaminidase: MKMMKPAFWSGVVSVFAMAIPLTNVMICQQQPVGNGFVNNLMPQPASLTVAQGQLVLSPQFAANSTGFTDARLGLAIRDALLQIKQRTGLEISLHDVAASNNAVLSVAVHGPGEAVQSVDEDESYSLTVTSTHVQLDAATVVGAMRGLETLLQLVQPAGENYVLPSVTIHDSPRFPWRGLMIDCGRHFEPVEVIKRTLDGMAAVKLNVFHWHLTEDQGFRIESKVFPKLTSMGSDGLFYTQKQVEEIVEYARARGIRVVPEFEMPGHSTAWLVAYPELASGRAPTGIRRQFGVSDFALDPTREETYRFIDRFLSEMATLFPDPYLHIGGDETVSPEWKTDPRIRAFMTAHQLKDPDALQAYFNQRVLKILTRLHRHMIGWDEILNPALPKDVIVQSWRGQESLAKGAREGYQGLLSAGYYLDGMQPAGKHYLVDPSPSNTELTPDQRKLILGGEVAMWGEQINDHTIDSRIWPRTAAIAERFWSPENVTDVDDMYRRLDYISVQLEALGLQHISQEDASLRDLAGTETIEQLRIFASVLEPVSFGERYQQQHTSQLTVLDRFVDAVRPDPPSRYKIERLTRDFLLAPREDSADRQQLEGLFHGMLATVPIVKQQMAVSPRLSEVQTRVEQLPRLAQAGLEAISYLSSGKKAAAGWKQSKLSMIDDAKKPAGIVRFTFLDSLTALVNAVSE, translated from the coding sequence ATGAAGATGATGAAGCCTGCTTTTTGGTCCGGTGTTGTCTCTGTGTTTGCAATGGCTATCCCCCTTACGAATGTGATGATCTGCCAGCAACAGCCGGTAGGCAATGGGTTTGTTAACAACCTGATGCCACAGCCTGCAAGCCTTACTGTAGCCCAGGGACAACTTGTTCTCTCGCCCCAATTCGCGGCTAACTCTACCGGTTTTACCGATGCTCGTCTCGGCTTAGCTATTCGTGACGCACTGCTTCAGATAAAGCAGAGAACGGGGCTCGAGATTAGCCTGCATGACGTCGCGGCCAGCAACAACGCTGTGCTTTCTGTGGCAGTCCATGGCCCTGGAGAGGCAGTCCAATCTGTTGATGAGGATGAATCCTACTCCCTCACCGTAACCTCTACACATGTTCAGCTCGATGCTGCGACTGTGGTCGGTGCGATGCGAGGTTTGGAGACGCTGCTCCAACTCGTCCAACCTGCCGGGGAAAATTATGTTCTTCCGTCTGTGACCATTCATGATTCGCCTCGTTTTCCATGGCGCGGACTCATGATTGATTGTGGCCGCCACTTCGAGCCGGTAGAAGTAATCAAGCGCACTCTCGATGGAATGGCTGCCGTGAAGCTCAATGTCTTCCATTGGCACCTCACCGAAGATCAGGGTTTCCGTATCGAAAGCAAGGTGTTTCCAAAGCTCACCAGTATGGGCTCGGATGGACTCTTTTACACGCAAAAGCAAGTAGAGGAGATTGTCGAATACGCCCGCGCGCGCGGTATTCGTGTCGTACCTGAGTTCGAGATGCCCGGCCATAGCACTGCGTGGCTCGTAGCCTATCCAGAGCTAGCCAGCGGTCGAGCACCAACGGGCATTCGCCGCCAGTTTGGCGTCTCGGATTTCGCGCTCGATCCCACGCGCGAGGAGACATATCGATTCATAGACCGCTTCCTCTCTGAAATGGCCACGCTGTTCCCGGATCCCTACCTCCACATTGGAGGCGACGAAACTGTCTCGCCGGAGTGGAAGACCGACCCGCGTATCCGGGCATTCATGACTGCTCACCAGTTGAAGGACCCCGATGCACTACAGGCCTACTTCAACCAACGCGTTCTGAAGATCCTCACTCGTCTACACAGGCACATGATCGGATGGGACGAAATTCTCAACCCCGCACTTCCGAAGGATGTTATCGTGCAGTCCTGGCGAGGGCAAGAGTCGCTTGCCAAAGGAGCACGAGAGGGGTATCAGGGCCTGCTCTCGGCCGGATATTATCTCGATGGGATGCAACCAGCAGGCAAGCATTATCTGGTCGATCCGTCCCCATCGAATACAGAACTAACCCCGGACCAGCGTAAGTTGATCCTCGGAGGCGAGGTGGCAATGTGGGGAGAGCAGATCAATGATCACACGATTGACTCCCGGATCTGGCCGCGCACAGCCGCTATCGCCGAAAGGTTTTGGTCGCCGGAAAATGTCACGGACGTGGATGATATGTATCGGCGTCTGGACTACATTTCGGTTCAACTGGAGGCGCTAGGTCTTCAACACATTAGCCAGGAGGACGCCAGCCTTCGCGATCTAGCCGGAACAGAGACCATCGAGCAGCTACGTATCTTCGCCTCTGTACTTGAGCCTGTCAGCTTTGGAGAACGCTATCAGCAGCAGCATACCTCGCAGCTTACTGTGCTCGATCGTTTCGTCGATGCTGTTCGCCCTGATCCACCATCACGGTATAAAATCGAGCGCCTAACGCGAGATTTTCTGCTTGCTCCGCGTGAGGACTCGGCAGATCGTCAACAACTAGAAGGCTTATTTCATGGGATGCTGGCTACAGTGCCGATCGTCAAACAGCAGATGGCCGTCTCTCCTCGGCTTAGCGAGGTGCAGACGCGGGTTGAGCAACTCCCAAGGCTGGCTCAGGCAGGTTTGGAAGCGATCAGCTACTTGAGTTCGGGGAAAAAAGCGGCCGCGGGATGGAAGCAGAGCAAGCTGTCCATGATTGATGACGCAAAGAAGCCGGCAGGGATCGTACGTTTCACCTTCCTCGACTCGCTTACGGCACTTGTGAATGCTGTTTCGGAGTAA